From the genome of Amycolatopsis granulosa:
CGTAGTAGTGCGGTTTCGCGGTCTCGCGGGCGTGGTCGAACGACAGCGCCCGTGCGGCCCGGTCGCCGTCCGGCACGCCGGTCGCGGCCGAGGGCATCACCTGGAAGGTCTGCCGGTCGCCCATCCACGGGCTCGGCTCGTGGGACAGCGCCAGCGCCTGCAACGCCGGCCGGTTCCGCGCGTCGTTGCCCTCCTGGTAGCGGTAGAGCCAGTCCGTCGCCCCGGCGTCGGTGACCGGGGTCCAGAAGTTGAAGCCGTGCGGGACCGCGGTGGCCGGGAAGTTGTTGCCGCGGCTGAACGTGCTGTTGGCGTTGGTGCCGCGGGTGGTGAGCACGTGGTCGGACAGGTGGGTGACGCGGGCCTGCGGCGCGGCGGGGCCGAGCCGGATGTCGTCGACCCAGCCGCCGAACGCACCGCCCCCGTCCGGGTTGTCGTAGGCGAGGAGGATGCGTGCCACGGTCTTGCCGCGTGCGACCGTGCCGAGGGCGGAGCGGATGCGGTTCCACTGCTCGACGTACAACGACTTCGCCGCGCCCTGGCCGCGCGGGGACACCGGGAAGCCGTACTGGTCGGCCGCGCCCAGGTCGGACAGGTGGGTGCCGTCGGTGAAGGCCAGGTCCACCGCGACGTGCGTGCTCCGGTACGCCGGGTCGTCGCCGATGAGTTCGGGGAACACCGTGTAGGACAGCTCGGTGTCCGCGCGGACCGGGATGTCCACGTCGAACACCGTGTTCCAGGAGTAGCCGTGCGGCGCGGTCTGGGTGCCGCCGTAGTGGTAGGCGTGCAGCCCGGTGAACCCGGTGTGCGGCTTGCTGGTGTACCCGGCGGGTGGGCCACTGTCCGGATAGGACCGCATGCCGGGCGGCAGCGGGGCGGGCTGGTCCCCGGCGAGCAGCAGCTCGGCCAGCTGCACGCTGCCGGCGCCGTGGTTGGCGGTGATGTCCAGCCGGTAGAAGCGGTGGGTGGCGGCCGCGGCGAGCCGGAATTCCCTGGCCTCGAACCGGGCGCCGAACGTCTGGCCGGTCCGGGTGTCCAGCGTGGTCCACGTGGTGCCGTCGTCGGAACCGAGCAGCGCCCAGTCCCGCGGGTCACGCTCCGGGGCGTCGTCGGCCGAGGTGAGCCCGTACCGGGTGATGGTGACCGGTTCGGCGAACGCGGCCTGCACCCACCCGGTGGGGGAGAACGCGAGCCACTTCGACTCCGGTCTGCCGTCCAGGACGTTGGCCGCGACCTCCCCGGTGCCGGTGTTCTCCGCGCTCGCGGTCGCGCCCGTGGCCAGGCCGCGCACGTCACCGGGGATGGCCGAACCGGCGGCGCCGGTGACCCCGGAGGTCCGCGGCCGGCCGTCCGGTCCGGTCTCGACGGTGTCCACCGCGGGCGCCGGATCACCCGGTTCGAACGACGACGCGAACGTCCCGCCCGCCTGTGCCCCGGCGGGCGGGGCGGGTGCCAGGCATGTGATCAGCAGGACGACGGCCAGCGCGCGAATGGTTCGGACCATCCACGCAGCGAAACGCGCGCCGGGCCGGTCGTCAAGCGGGCGCGCCACGGCGGCCCCGAACCGGACAGAGTCGGGTGAACGCCGCGGTCGCGGATTCGGCAACCGGGCGTGCCCGGCTCACCCGGCCTGGCTGACCACGGGACAGGTCATGGCGAGTTGGAGCGTGGGCCCGAAGATCTGTCGCAGCCGAGCGCGACCACACGCGGGGACCTGCGGCGGGACCATGTTGTCCGGGCTGATTCCGCGTTCTGCGAACACTTCGACCGTGAGTCCTTCGATCGCTTCACGGGTCGTGTCTTCCGGGCCTCGGGGTGCCCCTGTCACGAGTTCTTTCCGGGAGTTCCGGGGTGGGGAGTTAGTTCGCCGCGGCGGCGGCGCGGTCGGGGGCGTTGAGGATCGCTTCGAGGAGGCCCGGGAACCGCCTTTCGAGGTCTTCCCGGCGGACGCGGACCACTCGTTTGCGCCCCTCGACGACCGTGCGGGTGAGCCCGGCCTCGCGCAGTATCCGGTAGTGGTGCGAGATCGTCGGGTTGCTCAGGCCCAGGCCGGTCTGTTCCACCAGTACCGCGCAGTCGACGGGTTCGGGGGCCCGGTACATCGCGGTCAGCAATGCCCGCCTGCTCGGATCGGCCAGCGCGCTGAGGATGACGGTCAGGTCCAGCGAGTCGATCGACGGCTCAGGAAGCGTCCGGGACACGGGGGACTCCTTTCGACGCTTTGACCACTATCAAATCATAGTCTACGCTTCTCGGTGTGACGATTCGACAAGCATCGAATGATAAGTGGGCCTGGCGTCTGGTGATCCTCGCTGTGGGCACGTTCGTGCTCGGGGTGGACGGTTTCGTAATGCCGGGGCTGCTTCCCGAGATCTCGTCGGACCTGGCGGTGAGCGTGGCGACCGCCGGACAGCTGACGACCGTGTTCGCCGTCTCCTACGCGGTGGGATCGCCGGTCATCGCGACCCTCACCGGGCGGCTGGACCGCCGGATCGTCATCGGCGCGGGCATGGTCTCGTTCCTGCTCGGGATGGTGCTGCAGGCTGCCGGGCCCACGTATGGGGTCGTGCTGGCCGGGCGGGTCGTCGCCGCGCTCGGAGCGGCCGCGTTCCAGGCCAACGCGTTCGCCGTGGCCGGTGTGCTCGCGCCGCCTGATCGGCGGGCCCGGGCGTTCGCGGTGATCGGCGCGGGTTCCAGCCTCGCGGCCGTTCTCGGGGTGCCGTTCGGGCTGCTGATCGGTCGGGTCTGGGGCTGGCGCGGTACCTTGTGGACGATCGTCGCGCTGGCGGTGGTCGCCGCGGTGCTGGCCGGGCTGTTCGTTCCGTCGATCACCCTGCCGGCCACCACGATGCGGGACCGGCTCACGGTGCTGGTGAATCCGCGGATCCTGGTGCTGCTTGCGGTCAGTGCTCTGGTGCTGGCGCCGTTGTTCCTGCTGGCCGCCTACGCCTCGGCGGTGGTCGGCATCAGCTCCCCGGGCAGCGACAACGCCATCCTCGTCGCTCTGCTGGTCTACGGTGCGGGCTCTTTCCTGGGCAACCGGCTCGTCGGGCTGTTCGCCGACCGGTTCGCCTCGCTGTCGGTGATCGTGGCCGGGCTCGGCATCGTCGCGCTGGCCTCCGGGTTGCTCGCCGTCGTCCAGCACTGGTTCGTGCCCACGCTGGCCGTCCTGTTCGTTCTGGGCGTGCTGGGGTCCTCGCTGTTCATCCCCCAGCAGAACCGGGTTTTCGACGCCGGTGGTGATCTCGCCGCGGTCGCGCTGAGTCTCAACGGCTCGATGAACTACATCGGTACCGCCATCGGCGCCGGCCTGGGTGGGATTGTGCTCGCGACCGCAGGGCCGCTGTGGCTCGGGCCCGCCGCGGCGGTACTGGCGGCCGCGGTGATCGCGATCGCCGTGACCACCGCCCCGGAACGCCGCACCAGGACGACCACACTCGCCACCTCGCAGTGACCCGCCTCGACGCGGGCGGTGACGTCGAGAGCATTCAGGGCGGTCGTGTTGCTCCCAGCGGCCGGTCAGCAGTGTGTCAGGAAATGCTCCAGCACCTGCTTGCCGAAGTGCAAACCCTTTACCGGAACCCGCTCGTCGACACCGTGCGCCATCGCCCGGTAGGGGAAGCCCTCGGGCAGCCACAGCGGTGCGAAGCCGTAGCAGGCGATGCCCAGCGGGCTGAACGCCTTCGCGTCGGTGCCGCCACCCATGCAATAGGGCACCACCACCGCGTCCGGGTCCTGTGCGCGCAACGCGTCGGCCATCGCGGAGAACCACGGCGAGTCCACCGGTGCCTGCACCGCCGGCTGGTTGGCCACGAACTCGCGTGTGATGTCCGGCCCCAGCAGCTCGTCGAGCCCGGCCAGCAGCTGCTCCTCGGTGCCCGGCAGCGTCCGGGTGTCGATCTGCGCCTGGGCCAGGCTCGGAATCACGTTCACCTTGTACCCGGCGTCCAGCATCGTCGGGGTGGTGCTGTTGCGGATGGTCGGCTCCACCAGCTTCGCCGCCGGTCCGAGCCGCGCCACCGTGCCTTCCACATCGGACAGATCGACCTCGACGCCCAGCGCCTCGCCGGTGCGGACCAGGAACGCCTCCACCGTCGGGGTCAGCGTGACGGGCCAGGCGTGCGCCGCGATCCGGTGCAGCGCGTCGATCAGGCGCACCACGGCGTTTTCGTGGTTGGGGCGGGATGCGTGCCCCGCCCGGCCCCGCGCGGTCAGCCGCATGTGCGCGGTGCCGCGTTCGGCGGTGCCCACCGGGTAGAGCCGTTTGACCGACCCGTCCGCGGCCGGTACGTGGTAGGTGTAGCCGCCGGACTCGCTGATCGCCGCCACGCACCCGTCGAACAGGTCGCGGTGCTCAGCCGTCAGCCAGTGCGCCCCGTACTCGCCGCGGTCCTCCTCGTCGGCGACGAACGCCAGCACCAGGTCGCGCCGTGGCGTCAGCCCGTCCGCCAGCGCGCACAGCACCATCGCGATGAAGTCCTTCATGTCCACCGCGCCCCGGCCCCACAGGTAGCCGTCCCGGATCTCCCCGGCGAACGGTGGCACCGTCCAGTCCGCGGCGTCGGCCGGCACCACGTCCAGGTGCCCCTGCACCAGCAGCGCGGGCAGGGTCGGGTCGGTACCCGGGACGCGGGCGACCACGTTGGTCCGCCGCGGAGCGGACTCCAGGATCAGCGGCTCGATCCCGGCACCGGCGAGCACGCCCGCGACGAACTCCGCCGCGTCCCGCTCGCCCTCGGCGTCGCCGTGGCCGCGGTTGGTGGTGTCGAACCGCAGCAGCTGCGCGCACAAACTCTCGACGTTAGCCATACTTCCCCTGCACCGCGCCCGCGGCGATCGCCGTGACCACCTTGAACGCCTTCATCGCTTCGGTCATCGTGGCGGCCTCGAAGCCGACCCGGCGGACGCCGGTCTGCTCGACGGTCGGCACCACCGCGGCGGCCTGCGCCAGGTGGGTCGCGTCGAACTCGACCTCGATGCGGTGCGCGGCGGCCGTGGCCGGTGTCCGCACCGCTCGGTCCATGCTCGCCCGCGCGGCCGCGGTCAGCATCTCGGCGGTGCGCGCCGGGGGCAGGCAGATGGCCGCGTACCGGCTCACGCACTCCTTCACCGCGACCAGTTCGGCGCCCGGCGCGTAGCTCGCCGCGTCCGCGCACGTCCGGTCGTCCCCGGACACCAGCAGCACCGGCACGCCGTGTTCGGCGGCCAGCGCGGCGTTGAGCCGGCCCTCACCGGCCGGTTCGCCGTCCAGCCACACCCCGGTGATCTGGTTCTCCAGGTAGGTGTGCGACAGCACGCCGTCCACCCCGGCGCCGGCGTGGTAGCCGAGGAACACCACGCCGTCCACGCCGCTGTCGATGCCCTGCATCATCGACAGCGGCTTGTGCCGCCCGGTCAGCAGCCGCGCCCGCTCGTCGAGCTCCTCCAGCAGCAGGTTGCGCTGCGACGAGTGCGCCTCGTTGACCAGCACGTCGCTCGCGCCTCCGTCGTACAGGCCGCGGACCACCGCGTTCACGTCGCCGGTGAACAGGCGCCGGAACCGCTGCCACTGCTCGGTGCCCGGCACCACGTCGTCGGTCCAGGTGACACCGGTGGCGCCCTCCATGTCCGCCGAGATCATGATCCGCATGGTCCAGACCTTACGTCACGGCTCGGCAACGGCGTGCGTGAGTCGTTGACTCCGCAGGCCGGTAAGTGGTTACTTTCCGGTCTCGGAATCAGCCAGAGAGGTGGGAACCAGTGGGGATGCGCTTCCGGAGACGAACGCGGTGGGTCAAGAGCATCACGGTGGCCGGAGCCGCGTTGCTCGTGGCGGGCCCGTTCGTGCCGGCGGCCCAGGCCCAGCAGCAGGGCGGCAAGGTGCTGCGCGTGGCGCTGGTGCAGGAGATCGACCACCTGAACCCGTTCCTCGCCTCGTTCGCCTCCAGCACCATGGTCGGCCGGATGACCTGGGAGTTCCTCACCCTGCCCTCGGCGGAGGACAGCACCCCGGCGCCGGGTCTCGCCGAGTCGTGGTCCACCTCGCCGGACAAGCTGACCTGGACGTACAAGATCCGCGACGGCGTGAAGTGGTCCGACGGGCAGCCGGTGACCGCGAAAGACGCCGCCTACACCTTCACGCGGATCATGACCGACGAGAACGCGCAGGAGGCCAACGGCACCTACGTGGAGAACTTCGACTCGGTCACCGCGCCCGACGACCACACCCTGGTCATCCGGACGAAGGCGCCGCAGGCCAGCATGACCGCGCTGGACGTGCCGATCGTGCCCGAGCACATCTGGTCCCACCAGGCGGCCATGAGCGACCCGGTCACCGACTCGGTGCCCGTGGTCGGCGTCGGCGACGGCCCGTTCCTGATCAGCGAGTACCGCCCGAACGAACTGGTCCGGCTCAAGGCCAACCCGGACTACTGGCGCGGCCGGGCCAAGATCGACGAGCTGCAGTTCATCAGCTACAAGAACTCCGAGGCCGCGGTCAACGCGCTCAAGAACAACGAGGTCGACTTCGTCAACCGGCTCACCTCGACCCAATTCGACACGCTGAAGAACGCCCCGGGGATCGCCACCAACCAGGCCGGCGGCCGCCGCTACCGCGAGCTGATGATCAACCACGGTGCCCAGCTGCTGTCCCGGCAGCCGATCGGTGACGGCAACCCGGTGCTCAAGGACGTCCGCGTGCGGCAGGCGATCGCGCGCGCCCTGGACCCGCAGACCCTGGTGGACAAGGTGCTCGGCGGCTACGGCCAGCCCGGCGGCGGCATCGTGCCCGCCTCCTTCCCGGCCTACCACTGGGATCCGCCGGCGAACCAGCGCTACGCCTTCGACCCCGCCGCCGCCAACGCCCAGCTCGACCAGGCCGGCTACCCGCGGGGCAACGACGGCACCCGCGTCGGCCCGGACGGCAAGCCGATCGAGCTGCGGCTGCTCGGCCGCGCCAGCGAGGACTTCGCCCAGCGCGCCTCCGACTACGTGGTGAGCTGGCTCGGGGCCGTCGGCATCCGCGTCACCAAGCAGCTGGTCTCGGACAACGAGGTCGACCAGCGCACCAACGAGGGCAACTACGACCTCGCGTTCTCCGGCTGGGGCACCAGCCCCGACCCGGACTACATCCTGTCCAAGCAGACCTGCGCCGCGCTGCCCGCCGTGCCCGGCAGCAGCAGTAGCACCGCCTTCTTCTGCGACGCCGACTTCGACCGCCTCTACGCCGCCGAGAGCACCGAGTTCGACCCGGGCCGGCGCGCGAACCTGGTCAAGCAGGCGCAGGCCCGCTACTACGACCAGGTGCCCAGCGTGGTCCTCGACTACGACAACGTGCTGGAGGCCTACCGCTCGGACAACTTCGCGAGCTTCACGAAGCAGCCCGCGAACACCGGGCAGATCATGGAGCAGAGCGGCTACTGGGGCTTCTACGGCGCCACGCCCG
Proteins encoded in this window:
- a CDS encoding helix-turn-helix domain-containing protein, with protein sequence MSRTLPEPSIDSLDLTVILSALADPSRRALLTAMYRAPEPVDCAVLVEQTGLGLSNPTISHHYRILREAGLTRTVVEGRKRVVRVRREDLERRFPGLLEAILNAPDRAAAAAN
- a CDS encoding M20/M25/M40 family metallo-hydrolase, translated to MANVESLCAQLLRFDTTNRGHGDAEGERDAAEFVAGVLAGAGIEPLILESAPRRTNVVARVPGTDPTLPALLVQGHLDVVPADAADWTVPPFAGEIRDGYLWGRGAVDMKDFIAMVLCALADGLTPRRDLVLAFVADEEDRGEYGAHWLTAEHRDLFDGCVAAISESGGYTYHVPAADGSVKRLYPVGTAERGTAHMRLTARGRAGHASRPNHENAVVRLIDALHRIAAHAWPVTLTPTVEAFLVRTGEALGVEVDLSDVEGTVARLGPAAKLVEPTIRNSTTPTMLDAGYKVNVIPSLAQAQIDTRTLPGTEEQLLAGLDELLGPDITREFVANQPAVQAPVDSPWFSAMADALRAQDPDAVVVPYCMGGGTDAKAFSPLGIACYGFAPLWLPEGFPYRAMAHGVDERVPVKGLHFGKQVLEHFLTHC
- a CDS encoding MFS transporter, with amino-acid sequence MTIRQASNDKWAWRLVILAVGTFVLGVDGFVMPGLLPEISSDLAVSVATAGQLTTVFAVSYAVGSPVIATLTGRLDRRIVIGAGMVSFLLGMVLQAAGPTYGVVLAGRVVAALGAAAFQANAFAVAGVLAPPDRRARAFAVIGAGSSLAAVLGVPFGLLIGRVWGWRGTLWTIVALAVVAAVLAGLFVPSITLPATTMRDRLTVLVNPRILVLLAVSALVLAPLFLLAAYASAVVGISSPGSDNAILVALLVYGAGSFLGNRLVGLFADRFASLSVIVAGLGIVALASGLLAVVQHWFVPTLAVLFVLGVLGSSLFIPQQNRVFDAGGDLAAVALSLNGSMNYIGTAIGAGLGGIVLATAGPLWLGPAAAVLAAAVIAIAVTTAPERRTRTTTLATSQ
- a CDS encoding M55 family metallopeptidase; amino-acid sequence: MRIMISADMEGATGVTWTDDVVPGTEQWQRFRRLFTGDVNAVVRGLYDGGASDVLVNEAHSSQRNLLLEELDERARLLTGRHKPLSMMQGIDSGVDGVVFLGYHAGAGVDGVLSHTYLENQITGVWLDGEPAGEGRLNAALAAEHGVPVLLVSGDDRTCADAASYAPGAELVAVKECVSRYAAICLPPARTAEMLTAAARASMDRAVRTPATAAAHRIEVEFDATHLAQAAAVVPTVEQTGVRRVGFEAATMTEAMKAFKVVTAIAAGAVQGKYG
- a CDS encoding ABC transporter substrate-binding protein; this encodes MRFRRRTRWVKSITVAGAALLVAGPFVPAAQAQQQGGKVLRVALVQEIDHLNPFLASFASSTMVGRMTWEFLTLPSAEDSTPAPGLAESWSTSPDKLTWTYKIRDGVKWSDGQPVTAKDAAYTFTRIMTDENAQEANGTYVENFDSVTAPDDHTLVIRTKAPQASMTALDVPIVPEHIWSHQAAMSDPVTDSVPVVGVGDGPFLISEYRPNELVRLKANPDYWRGRAKIDELQFISYKNSEAAVNALKNNEVDFVNRLTSTQFDTLKNAPGIATNQAGGRRYRELMINHGAQLLSRQPIGDGNPVLKDVRVRQAIARALDPQTLVDKVLGGYGQPGGGIVPASFPAYHWDPPANQRYAFDPAAANAQLDQAGYPRGNDGTRVGPDGKPIELRLLGRASEDFAQRASDYVVSWLGAVGIRVTKQLVSDNEVDQRTNEGNYDLAFSGWGTSPDPDYILSKQTCAALPAVPGSSSSTAFFCDADFDRLYAAESTEFDPGRRANLVKQAQARYYDQVPSVVLDYDNVLEAYRSDNFASFTKQPANTGQIMEQSGYWGFYGATPAGGGSNGSGGLSPGAWIGIAAGVVVVLAIGGTAAGRRRKSADDQE